In Besnoitia besnoiti strain Bb-Ger1 chromosome I, whole genome shotgun sequence, the genomic window CAGCAACGCGTCAAATACGGAGGCAGCTGCCGGTTGCCGGATCTCACAAGTTTGACACAAAGGCGAGCCAACTCTAACAACACATCCTGATTGAAGGATGCGGAATTTGCGTCCACCAGTTCTCGAGAGCGCTGCTTCACCTGCTAAACATGCCAGTCGTTGTTCGGATTACAGACTGCCTCTTCATGGCATACGCGCGTTTTCGGTGTCACTGATCCCTTACCCCGTGTTTTTCAAAGGACGAGTAGCATTGCCAGCGGCTGACTGATTCGGACAGGAGCGGAAGATGACATCGATCAACGAAACTGTCGCCGTGGCGGCTGCTCTttcggcgacgccggccgcCGGAGCCGGGGTCGCCTCGCAAGAAGAATCGCACCATCACACCCCGAAAGTGAAGGTTGAGGTTCCTCCGGTAGCATCCGTCCGGCTCCTGcggtctctgctgtctcaCTACAAGGCTTGCCGCTTCTATCTGGATGCAAACAAGAAGACGCTTCTTGCGCCTTCCCGTGTCAGAGGGCTGCATGGCCTTGCCGCGGAAAAGGTGCTAACTGGACAGTCGCTGGCGACTCGTCAGGCCAGCCGAGATTCAGCAGTCAACCAGGTCGAAGGAACAACGTGCGCCAGAGATGACTGCTGGTGCAGATCTCTCGTAGCTCTGAAGGGCAGTCTGGCGATTTCTCTCAGTCCTGGGAGCTCCGTCGCAACTTTCCAAGATATTTACGAGGAGGCACAAAGAGAGGCCCACTTGCTGCGCACGGGGCCGCAGGATCAGTTCACTCTTCGAGAAGGTCTCCTTTCGCGGGCTGTGCTCCACTGTACGTAAACAGCCAGGTCCCGTCAGGCACATGGGTTTTCGAAAACCCGCGACGCCTGTCGACGGAGAAGGAGCCATGTGACAGTCTGTGTTTCATGCCTTACGACCAATGGAGGAGATGCCGCGCGTGTGACTGACTGCCATGTCCTCCAGTGCCGAGAGACATTATGAGCAGCATAGACATATTGCTTATATGTGCCGAATTCTGGAAAGCAGCGATAAACACGGTCCTGACAGGCTGTGGGGTCGCGGACGGATTTGCTAGTTGCAGGTACCGGGGGGCGGTATCCAAAGTCCGGCTGACCGTGCGGAGCTGTGCGTGGCAATCCGAGACAGTTTTTGTGGAGAGTTCCAGCGCCTTCGTGATCAAGGCAGAAACTGCGCGCAAAACGCAGCCAACCGGCCTGGCCGTGTGGCGTGTGTCTCCATTGATGTAATTTCCAGTCTGAGCGCGCCTGTTTTTTCTGCCCACCGCCACTTGCTGTGTGTTCGCTTCATTCTCTCGTCGTCTTGGCTACTGGGGATGTGCTGAAATGCGTCACCAGATTCGAGGCGCGCTCGTAGACGCCCCAGATGCGCATCGCGTCACTTCACGCAAAAGCGGACAGGACGTTACTCCGCTGGCATTGCGTGTTTGAGCGCTTGGCTCCTCACCGTTTTTTGACTCCACTCTCGCCAGAAATATAAAAAACTGTGCCTTCGCTgtggctgcgcggcgtctcacGCGTGGAACTTGGATGCGCGTGTGTGGCACTGGCTGCGGGTGCATGCGCAGGTGAATTCGAGGTTGCCTCCGGCAGTCTCGAGGTCTGGCCGAGCTCTGAGGCGCTCACAGACCCCGCAGATGAGATCCTGGCTCAGGAGCACCGAGCCCACGTCCAGCGGAAGCTGGTAGAAAGTGTGCGCCCCGAGAtggaggcggctgcgaagaaggcTGCAGCCGGGCCGCCTGAGCAAGCGAGCgaggagcgcgccgccgcgcctgcgccgccgcaggcaaagagagacgaggcagctgacgcgcgccgcgccgagcacTTCCAGGCGAAAGCAGCCGACGAGCAACGCAGGCACTTCGTATTCGCTTCCTCCCCCGATTCCGGGAAACTTCGCTCCTTCGAGGAAGCTGTCAAGGCAGTTTTGCGGGGCCCTGCAGGGCGTGAACTCGAGGGAGTCGGAGTGaaagagccgcggcggagcgggGAGGCTGCATGCGGATCTCCAGGTTACGCGGAGCTTCTTCTACAGCAGCTTTTGTTCCTTCTGTGGGGCCCAGCTGGTGAGATTCGTGCGCCTACCAGGCTCTAGCAGTCACAGTTGAGGACTGGCGTGGATTTCCGGTCTCCATATCTAGGGAGATTCTGCACCGAGGGCAACATCGTCCTACTGCACCTCCAGCCGCTACGGCGGTTTGTCTCCAGCTGCGTTTTTCAAATTTGCAGCAGCGGATGTCTTTTGCAGTGACAGCGGGAGGCACACGAGGAAACAGAGACGTGCGCAGAGTCAGTGATGCGGAGGGGACCGGTGCCGTTTTTCCTTCTTAATCAGGAGTCTGTGCTTGTTGCTGTCCGCGATACATTTACCATTCCTGAGTTGCCGATTGGGCGGCTCGCCGGTGGCGTGCGACTGCCAGTTGCCGGGCTTGTCTTTCTAGTTGCTCGACAATAGCAATCGACATGCTTTCAGAGTACCGGGGTCGTGCTTGTTTTTTGTATTTGCCTCCTTCATCGCTGTGAAGTAAGAGTGGCTGGGTTTCGTCTGTTCAGATGCGACGTTCACGGACGAAGTCCTTGCGTGCCGACCGTCTGTTTGGCGCTCCCGGTtggccgcgtgcggcgcctgcacCACTGTGAAAACTatgtgctgcggcgcgcgcgcatgcagagagcaAGGCTGCTGCGATTGCTGCATCAGAAAGCGCATCCAGGTAAAGGAACTCAAGACGCCGGGCGTGGGTGACGCCCCAagtggcggcgccgcgtccgcgggggAACACGCCACGGGGTCTGTTCTGAAGTCGAACCTGGAGGCGCGACATGCGGAGATGGAGCAGAACGGCTTGGAGTTTTTCGATTGCACATGCAGCAGGTTCAGGAGCTCGGTGATCCCGATTGTCGATAATGAAGTCGCAGGATACCTCGACGAGGACTCCTTGCTCTTGCCCGAGGATCCCTCGGCGAAGAATCGCCGGAAGGGGTcaagcgaaggaggcggagagggggagggaaAAGCCGCTGATCGCCTAGTCAAGTATACCTTCGTAAGTCGATCTCAGGCAGGTGGGCAGAGTGAACGACTCTGTGATAGGAGAGGTTCGAGGCGAAAATCCATACCTAAGGCAGGCAATGCTGAGCGACCGACTGGCAACGCAGAACCTATGTGTCGTTGAAGATCTTCGAGTCTGCTGTGATGCGTTACTCCAACGTTCAGCCTCGCGGAATCTTCTTGTCAAAGAGCTGACGTCTGCTGGTTGTTTTCTGTATGGATCCTGCCTCTGTGGACATACCCCCGCCGCCAACGCGGCGCCCCTTGTATGAGCTGCTGCGTCAACTAAACCCTTCTGCTCTTTACGAAGTCATTATTTTAGGTTACAAAAAACTTTAATTTTGAATAAATGCATTTTTTATCCTATCGTTAAACCTTGTATGGGCTCACATAGTTCTTTTCGGCGTCGTGGCACACTCGATCCCTGCTTTTTGTCGTTTCATTCCGAATACTGGCCGTCGACTCGTGGCTTGGATCCACTGCGTTTACCGGGGTCTTGCAGGCAGTATCGCAGAGTGGCGAGAGCGACAGTGACGATTCGTGGAACTATGAGCCCTCGTCGACTTCTTCATCGGATGACGAGGACGATGACCAGACAGAATATGCGGCAGggggcgtctcgcctctcacTCCGAATCAATTGATGGAtttgcctgcgtctgcgccgcgccgaaggcTCCACCAGGTGGCGATGCCGGGCACGCCGACTGCGAGTTCTGACAGGACGCACGGCGAAACAAGCTTTGTCGGGTGTGCAGAACAACGTGGAAAAGAGACGAAAGCACTTCGCGGGGCTacgagaggcgcgcgtaAATCTTGTCAGCGCGCGTCAGCCCTCAACACTGCCGACTCAGTGCGGCATCTCGGCAAGCAGATCGACCGGGCGATCGAGTTGCTTGGAGGGAGCTGCGTTCCTTTTCTCAACTCGGTCTGCCCGACGGACGCGCATTGGATGGTTTCAGGAGCGGCGTTCACCAATCGCACAAGCGCGTTTGGCGCCGCCACGTTCAGCGTCAGCacaagcagcagcagcatgGCGTTTTCCTGCTCTGAGTCCTGGGAAGTGCTTCTCCTCCTGAAAAGCTCCCAGCGCGTGAGCGACACGCTCGCGAGACCTCTGCATGGCTGCGTAGATCTGCTTCTCGAAGAGCCTGCCTCCCGCAGTTGCACGATGAACACGCACGCCGCTGCCCGGGCTTAtgacgcggagccgcaggggAGGGGCCGGGCGGACGCGGACTCTCGAAGCCACGCGACAACGACGTGGACTTGCGAATGCCCAGCGCATGCAATCAGAGACTACAGCCGACGCCACGTCGCTCTTCCACTGTGGACGCAAGAAAATGCGTCAGGGTCTGTCCATGCATCCCCCCGGGATTCGACGTCGGCGCAGCAACCGGCGGACGACGGAGATTGCGCGACCAGGGAGCAGCACGAGGAAAAAGAGGGAAGCTGCCGTGtcgaggcgacaggcgagaGGTCTGGCTGCGgctcagcgtcgccgcgcagtgCCCTGAACTGGTGGCAGCGTGTGACGGTTCGCGATGAGCTGTCGCTAGTGGAAACAAAGCGACTGGAAGAGGGCATGGAGTTCAGGTGCTTtgtcggcggcggcaaggTCCTGGGGATCACTCAGCGATTCCTCCAAGACTACTTCCCGTTCCTAGTCAagaagcggcagctgcaggagaaAGTCAGGCGCGCGATCGTGTCTTTCGTGGAGCGCGTAGTCGTTGGTGCCGAGGGCAGCGAAGGTGTGGAAGGTAAAGACACACGACCACCGTTCCTCCGACGATTCGTCCTCGATGTATACGTCcagcgaaagaagaaaagagacgaagaaacAACAGAAGCTGAAGAGCCGTCATGTTGCTTCAAGTGCTGGTAAGAAATGCACCGCTGTAGGCTCGATGCGCGAAAGCAGGAGATACACGCCTGCGGGTAGCTTATGTCCAGCGCTATAGCATGAGATACTCGCGTATCGCATATTTGCATACTAGAATGGGAACGTCCCCGCGATACTGAAATGTGACGCGATTAGACTGCGAGTTTTGCCACACTGATACAAGTTTTCACGGTGGAGCTCGTGACCCAGTTCAGGCGGACTCCGAATGAGCCGCGTCCACTGCTGTTGGATTTGAGCCGAAAGTCGTGGCTCCGCTGGGCGCACGCTAAGACTTTAGTACGAGATTCATACAGTTGTGTCAAGCATTGTGACTGGAGATGGTGTTGCCTCCCCCTTTCGTCAAAAGGTATTATCTGGCACACTCTTCCGTGGTTCGCATCCAAAGTGCCTTTGCATACATCTACAGAGGTCCTTCTTTATCCAATCCCTCCTGTAGCAGGGTTTCCATTTCATTTTTGTCATCTGAGTTTTATCCGTGTTGTATGCATGCGACCGTGTTCAGGATTCTGAATGTTCTGCCTTGGGGCGGAAAAACTGACTCTCTCCTTTTCACGTgggaggagctgcggacgATCGCCTACACTCTGGGTGAGCCAGAGgactgcgccgcagaggcaggcacCGGCTCAGGTGGCCttcaggcggcgacgcgcgacacTGGAACCGGCGTTGAAGGACGcatgccgcagctgcgcgttaTAGAGCAccagggcgacgcagatTCTTCACTGAGAGACGGTGCCCTTCAGCTGCCAAAGGTGAGCGCTCGCTGCCTGATGTCAGAGCGTAGAATACC contains:
- a CDS encoding hypothetical protein (encoded by transcript BESB_010600), whose product is MTSINETVAVAAALSATPAAGAGVASQEESHHHTPKVKVEVPPVASVRLLRSLLSHYKACRFYLDANKKTLLAPSRVRGLHGLAAEKVLTGQSLATRQASRDSAVNQVEGTTCARDDCWCRSLVALKGSLAISLSPGSSVATFQDIYEEAQREAHLLRTGPQDQFTLREGLLSRAVLHCEFEVASGSLEVWPSSEALTDPADEILAQEHRAHVQRKLVESVRPEMEAAAKKAAAGPPEQASEERAAAPAPPQAKRDEAADARRAEHFQAKAADEQRRHFVFASSPDSGKLRSFEEAVKAVLRGPAGRELEGVGVKEPRRSGEAACGSPGYAELLLQQLLFLLWGPADATFTDEVLACRPSVWRSRLAACGACTTVKTMCCGARACREQGCCDCCIRKRIQVKELKTPGVGDAPSGGAASAGEHATGSVLKSNLEARHAEMEQNGLEFFDCTCSRFRSSVIPIVDNEVAGYLDEDSLLLPEDPSAKNRRKGSSEGGGEGEGKAADRLVKYTFAVSQSGESDSDDSWNYEPSSTSSSDDEDDDQTEYAAGGVSPLTPNQLMDLPASAPRRRLHQVAMPGTPTASSDRTHGETSFVGCAEQRGKETKALRGATRGARKSCQRASALNTADSVRHLGKQIDRAIELLGGSCVPFLNSVCPTDAHWMVSGAAFTNRTSAFGAATFSVSTSSSSMAFSCSESWEVLLLLKSSQRVSDTLARPLHGCVDLLLEEPASRSCTMNTHAAARAYDAEPQGRGRADADSRSHATTTWTCECPAHAIRDYSRRHVALPLWTQENASGSVHASPRDSTSAQQPADDGDCATREQHEEKEGSCRVEATGERSGCGSASPRSALNWWQRVTVRDELSLVETKRLEEGMEFRCFVGGGKVLGITQRFLQDYFPFLVKKRQLQEKVRRAIVSFVERVVVGAEGSEGVEGKDTRPPFLRRFVLDVYVQRKKKRDEETTEAEEPSCCFKCWILNVLPWGGKTDSLLFTWEELRTIAYTLGEPEDCAAEAGTGSGGLQAATRDTGTGVEGRMPQLRVIEHQGDADSSLRDGALQLPKELQDIASVAGAGGMQRGGPSLEDLLHDLQAAHSDALRSQKKHAAQAEKKK